The following are from one region of the Juglans regia cultivar Chandler chromosome 10, Walnut 2.0, whole genome shotgun sequence genome:
- the LOC108993872 gene encoding LOB domain-containing protein 2-like, producing MQGENIEGSAGTTHPACAACKHQRKKCTEECVLAPYFTADRRREFEAVHKVFGVGNVTKIVKSQREEDRKIAVDSLIWEASCRQKDPILGSYGEYRKVYDELNLCKRQNYQNQVMQLSGQWGSTTGYKAAPGLNIGWSAGSNGINNKGLNINSLSCIHDNEQYGIVDPSNPYSYTALNYEDRAAKQENHGGGVPLMQQNSIDGLINQQYYVPGQFN from the exons ATGCAAGGGGAAAATATTGAAGGCAGCGCGGGGACGACGCATCCTGCATGCGCTGCATGCAAGCATCAAAGAAAGAAGTGCACCGAGGAATGCGTATTGGCACCCTATTTTACAGCGGATAGAAGGAGAGAATTTGAAGCCGTTCACAAGGTTTTCGGCGTCGGCAACGTGACAAAGATTGTGAAAAGTCAAAGGGAGGAAGACCGGAAAATAGCGGTGGATTCCTTAATATGGGAAGCTTCGTGTAGGCAGAAAGATCCGATCTTGGGTTCTTATGGAGAGTATAGAAAGGTTTATGATGAGCTTAACCTGTGCAAAAGGCAAAATTACCAAAATCAAGTGATGCAATTATCAGGGCAATGGGGTAGTACTACAGGCTACAAAGCGGCACcgggattgaatattggatggAGTGCTGGGAGTAATGGCATAAATAATAAGGGACTGAATATTAACTCGTTGAGTTGCATTCATGATAATGAACAGTACGGCATCGTTGATCCTTCTAATCCGTATTCTTATACAGCTTTAAATTATGAAGATAGAGCAGCAAAGCAAGAAAATCATGGTGGTGGTGTTCCACTCATGCAGCAGAACTCGATCGATGGATTAATTAACCAACAATACTATGTTCCAG GTCAATTTAATTAG
- the LOC118349654 gene encoding nifU-like protein 2, chloroplastic, producing MKMGIESRLIEKILEIIAMEPIADEETGLELNEENIEKVLQEIRLYLGPAGGSLELVAIEESIVKICITGPPGVRTVRVSIIQKLREKIPSIAAVQLL from the coding sequence ATGAAAATGGGTATTGAGTCCCGTTTGATAGAAAAGATCCTTGAAATAATTGCAATGGAACCCATAGCTGATGAAGAAACTGGACTTGAGCTGAATGAGGAAAATATTGAGAAGGTACTGCAAGAAATAAGGCTGTATCTTGGACCAGCTGGTGGGTCGCTTGAACTTGTGGCAATCGAGGAGTCGATAGTCAAAATTTGTATAACAGGACCACCAGGGGTGAGGACTGTTCGAGTGTCTATTATACAAAAACTGCGAGAGAAAATTCCATCCATTGCAGCAGTTCAACTTCTATAA